A single genomic interval of Pyrus communis chromosome 7, drPyrComm1.1, whole genome shotgun sequence harbors:
- the LOC137739967 gene encoding transcription factor BIM2-like isoform X3, which yields MAKASTGNHDEFEDDDEVSHGVKVEGQGREKNRSKHSETEQRRRSKINERFQMLRDIIPQNDQKRDKASLLLEVIEYVQFLQERVNLYEGSYQGWSPEPTKLVPWKNHNRSGENLADQSQVMNNGSGHENNVVVIPAMLPNAQNSVESDLGSTVVYKALDHIAGLATQSVPNVQQQSIFDSVGSGVPTQPLQESITDVRNMASQPQFPSLAGITSSTVSDGKLNKQDEHSGSGSISSVYSQGVLNNLTQALQSAGLDLSLASISVQMDVANRADSGLTSVASSSKARANRSMNNQMMTQAQVSSCDGGFEPAHKRFRTRDG from the exons ATGGCGAAAGCTTCAACGGGCAACCACGATGAATTTGAAGACGACGATGAAGTGTCTCATGGag TGAAGGTAGAAGGGCAAGGCAGGGAGAAGAACCGGTCCAAACATTCCGAAACCGAGCAGCGCCGGAGGAGCAAGATTAATGAGAG ATTTCAGATGTTGAGAGATATCATACCCCAAAATGATCAGAAAAGAGATAAGGCTTCATTGTTGTTGGAG GTTATAGAGTATGTACAATTTTTACAGGAGAGGGTAAATTTATACGAGGGGTCATACCAAGGGTGGAGTCCCGAGCCAACCAAACTGGTGCCATGG AAAAATCATAATAGGTCTGGAGAAAATTTAGCAGACCAGTCTCAAGTTATGAACAATGGTTCAGGTCATGAGAATAATGTGGTTGTCATACCAGCAATGCTCCCCAACGCTCAAAACTCAGTGGAATCTGACTTGGGTTCCACTGTTGTTTACAAAGCACTGGATCACATTGCCGGGCTAGCTACTCAATCAGTTCCTAATGTGCAGCAACAAAGCATCTTTGATTCTGTTGGGAGCGGAGTACCAACACAGCCGTTGCAGGAATCTATTACTGATGTTCGGAACATGGCTTCTCAACCCCAATTCCCATCGTTGGCGGGTATAACATCTTCAACCGTTTCAGATGGTAAACTGAATAAACAGGATGAACATAGTGGATCTGGTAGCATCTCAAGTGTCTACTCTCAAGG GGTTTTGAACAATCTGACGCAGGCACTGCAATCTGCTGGCCTGGACTTGTCCCTGGCCAGCATCTCTGTTCAAATGGATGTCGCGAATCGAGCTGACAGTGGGCTGACATCTGTAGCATCTAGTTCGAAG GCACGTGCAAACCGATCCATGAACAATCAAATGATGACACAGGCTCAAGTAAGTAGCTGTGATGGGGGATTTGAACCGGCTCATAAGCGGTTCAGAACAAGAGACGGCTAG
- the LOC137739967 gene encoding transcription factor BIM2-like isoform X1: MAKASTGNHDEFEDDDEVSHGAHEELIGELAVKVEGQGREKNRSKHSETEQRRRSKINERFQMLRDIIPQNDQKRDKASLLLEVIEYVQFLQERVNLYEGSYQGWSPEPTKLVPWKNHNRSGENLADQSQVMNNGSGHENNVVVIPAMLPNAQNSVESDLGSTVVYKALDHIAGLATQSVPNVQQQSIFDSVGSGVPTQPLQESITDVRNMASQPQFPSLAGITSSTVSDGKLNKQDEHSGSGSISSVYSQGVLNNLTQALQSAGLDLSLASISVQMDVANRADSGLTSVASSSKARANRSMNNQMMTQAQVSSCDGGFEPAHKRFRTRDG, from the exons ATGGCGAAAGCTTCAACGGGCAACCACGATGAATTTGAAGACGACGATGAAGTGTCTCATGGag CTCATGAGGAATTGATAGGGGAATTGGCAGTGAAGGTAGAAGGGCAAGGCAGGGAGAAGAACCGGTCCAAACATTCCGAAACCGAGCAGCGCCGGAGGAGCAAGATTAATGAGAG ATTTCAGATGTTGAGAGATATCATACCCCAAAATGATCAGAAAAGAGATAAGGCTTCATTGTTGTTGGAG GTTATAGAGTATGTACAATTTTTACAGGAGAGGGTAAATTTATACGAGGGGTCATACCAAGGGTGGAGTCCCGAGCCAACCAAACTGGTGCCATGG AAAAATCATAATAGGTCTGGAGAAAATTTAGCAGACCAGTCTCAAGTTATGAACAATGGTTCAGGTCATGAGAATAATGTGGTTGTCATACCAGCAATGCTCCCCAACGCTCAAAACTCAGTGGAATCTGACTTGGGTTCCACTGTTGTTTACAAAGCACTGGATCACATTGCCGGGCTAGCTACTCAATCAGTTCCTAATGTGCAGCAACAAAGCATCTTTGATTCTGTTGGGAGCGGAGTACCAACACAGCCGTTGCAGGAATCTATTACTGATGTTCGGAACATGGCTTCTCAACCCCAATTCCCATCGTTGGCGGGTATAACATCTTCAACCGTTTCAGATGGTAAACTGAATAAACAGGATGAACATAGTGGATCTGGTAGCATCTCAAGTGTCTACTCTCAAGG GGTTTTGAACAATCTGACGCAGGCACTGCAATCTGCTGGCCTGGACTTGTCCCTGGCCAGCATCTCTGTTCAAATGGATGTCGCGAATCGAGCTGACAGTGGGCTGACATCTGTAGCATCTAGTTCGAAG GCACGTGCAAACCGATCCATGAACAATCAAATGATGACACAGGCTCAAGTAAGTAGCTGTGATGGGGGATTTGAACCGGCTCATAAGCGGTTCAGAACAAGAGACGGCTAG
- the LOC137739967 gene encoding transcription factor BIM2-like isoform X2, translating to MAKASTGNHDEFEDDDEVSHGGELAVKVEGQGREKNRSKHSETEQRRRSKINERFQMLRDIIPQNDQKRDKASLLLEVIEYVQFLQERVNLYEGSYQGWSPEPTKLVPWKNHNRSGENLADQSQVMNNGSGHENNVVVIPAMLPNAQNSVESDLGSTVVYKALDHIAGLATQSVPNVQQQSIFDSVGSGVPTQPLQESITDVRNMASQPQFPSLAGITSSTVSDGKLNKQDEHSGSGSISSVYSQGVLNNLTQALQSAGLDLSLASISVQMDVANRADSGLTSVASSSKARANRSMNNQMMTQAQVSSCDGGFEPAHKRFRTRDG from the exons ATGGCGAAAGCTTCAACGGGCAACCACGATGAATTTGAAGACGACGATGAAGTGTCTCATGGag GGGAATTGGCAGTGAAGGTAGAAGGGCAAGGCAGGGAGAAGAACCGGTCCAAACATTCCGAAACCGAGCAGCGCCGGAGGAGCAAGATTAATGAGAG ATTTCAGATGTTGAGAGATATCATACCCCAAAATGATCAGAAAAGAGATAAGGCTTCATTGTTGTTGGAG GTTATAGAGTATGTACAATTTTTACAGGAGAGGGTAAATTTATACGAGGGGTCATACCAAGGGTGGAGTCCCGAGCCAACCAAACTGGTGCCATGG AAAAATCATAATAGGTCTGGAGAAAATTTAGCAGACCAGTCTCAAGTTATGAACAATGGTTCAGGTCATGAGAATAATGTGGTTGTCATACCAGCAATGCTCCCCAACGCTCAAAACTCAGTGGAATCTGACTTGGGTTCCACTGTTGTTTACAAAGCACTGGATCACATTGCCGGGCTAGCTACTCAATCAGTTCCTAATGTGCAGCAACAAAGCATCTTTGATTCTGTTGGGAGCGGAGTACCAACACAGCCGTTGCAGGAATCTATTACTGATGTTCGGAACATGGCTTCTCAACCCCAATTCCCATCGTTGGCGGGTATAACATCTTCAACCGTTTCAGATGGTAAACTGAATAAACAGGATGAACATAGTGGATCTGGTAGCATCTCAAGTGTCTACTCTCAAGG GGTTTTGAACAATCTGACGCAGGCACTGCAATCTGCTGGCCTGGACTTGTCCCTGGCCAGCATCTCTGTTCAAATGGATGTCGCGAATCGAGCTGACAGTGGGCTGACATCTGTAGCATCTAGTTCGAAG GCACGTGCAAACCGATCCATGAACAATCAAATGATGACACAGGCTCAAGTAAGTAGCTGTGATGGGGGATTTGAACCGGCTCATAAGCGGTTCAGAACAAGAGACGGCTAG
- the LOC137739967 gene encoding transcription factor BIM2-like isoform X4 encodes MLRDIIPQNDQKRDKASLLLEVIEYVQFLQERVNLYEGSYQGWSPEPTKLVPWKNHNRSGENLADQSQVMNNGSGHENNVVVIPAMLPNAQNSVESDLGSTVVYKALDHIAGLATQSVPNVQQQSIFDSVGSGVPTQPLQESITDVRNMASQPQFPSLAGITSSTVSDGKLNKQDEHSGSGSISSVYSQGVLNNLTQALQSAGLDLSLASISVQMDVANRADSGLTSVASSSKARANRSMNNQMMTQAQVSSCDGGFEPAHKRFRTRDG; translated from the exons ATGTTGAGAGATATCATACCCCAAAATGATCAGAAAAGAGATAAGGCTTCATTGTTGTTGGAG GTTATAGAGTATGTACAATTTTTACAGGAGAGGGTAAATTTATACGAGGGGTCATACCAAGGGTGGAGTCCCGAGCCAACCAAACTGGTGCCATGG AAAAATCATAATAGGTCTGGAGAAAATTTAGCAGACCAGTCTCAAGTTATGAACAATGGTTCAGGTCATGAGAATAATGTGGTTGTCATACCAGCAATGCTCCCCAACGCTCAAAACTCAGTGGAATCTGACTTGGGTTCCACTGTTGTTTACAAAGCACTGGATCACATTGCCGGGCTAGCTACTCAATCAGTTCCTAATGTGCAGCAACAAAGCATCTTTGATTCTGTTGGGAGCGGAGTACCAACACAGCCGTTGCAGGAATCTATTACTGATGTTCGGAACATGGCTTCTCAACCCCAATTCCCATCGTTGGCGGGTATAACATCTTCAACCGTTTCAGATGGTAAACTGAATAAACAGGATGAACATAGTGGATCTGGTAGCATCTCAAGTGTCTACTCTCAAGG GGTTTTGAACAATCTGACGCAGGCACTGCAATCTGCTGGCCTGGACTTGTCCCTGGCCAGCATCTCTGTTCAAATGGATGTCGCGAATCGAGCTGACAGTGGGCTGACATCTGTAGCATCTAGTTCGAAG GCACGTGCAAACCGATCCATGAACAATCAAATGATGACACAGGCTCAAGTAAGTAGCTGTGATGGGGGATTTGAACCGGCTCATAAGCGGTTCAGAACAAGAGACGGCTAG
- the LOC137740089 gene encoding rhamnogalacturonan I rhamnosyltransferase 1-like: MCKAEDFEKFNYREAMKVGFKLMGRVKRLKSSMLKMNSWLLIIRAIVTALVWASAVQLVGIWLIKGPSLFNVWRPCTQLELPVHAAELANKLPMPIVLPPKRVYKNNGYLMVSCNGGLNQMRAAICDMVAVARYLNVTLIVPELDKNSFWAASEFQDIFDVDHFITSLRDEVRILRKLPPKLSKRAVYSMPPVSWSNMSYFLHQILPLVQKYKVVHLNKTDARVANNGLPLEFQKLRCRVNFHALRFTSQIEEIGRKLLRILREKGPFLALHLRYEMDMLAFSGCSHGCSNDEEEELTKMRYANPLWKTKDINSETKRLEGLCPLTPEETALVLVALGIDHNVQIYIASGEMYGGNRRMQGLKAAFPNLVRKETLLEPSDLRFFPNHSSQMAALDYLVSLESDIFIPTYDGNMAKVVEGQRRFLGFKRTVLLDRRLLIGLIEQFSTGSLSWDEFSYIVKEAHANRMGSPKKRVPIPDKPKEEDYFYSNPHECLQLLDEPLRTTGS; encoded by the exons ATGTGCAAAGCTGAGGACTTTGAGAAGTTTAATTACAGAGAAGCAATGAAGGTGGGATTTAAGTTGATGGGGAGAGTTAAAAGGTTGAAGAGCTCAATGTTGAAGATGAACTCATGGCTGCTGATCATCCGGGCGATCGTTACAGCGTTGGTGTGGGCGTCGGCGGTGCAGCTGGTTGGGATTTGGCTGATTAAGGGGCCTAGTTTGTTCAATGTTTGGCGTCCTTGCACTCAGTTGGAATTGCCTGTTCATGCTGCTGAATTGGCTAACAAGCTTCCAATGCCAATTGTTCTCCCACCAAAGA GGGTCTACAAAAACAATGGCTATCTCATGGTTTCTTGCAATGGAGGATTGAATCAAATGCGAGCGGCA ATCTGTGATATGGTTGCAGTTGCCAGATACTTGAACGTCACACTTATAGTTCCCGAGCTAGATAAAAACTCCTTTTGGGCTGCAAG TGAGTTTCAGGACATTTTTGATGTTGATCATTTCattacatccttgagagacgaGGTTCGGATATTAAGGAAATTGCCACCGAAGCTCAGCAAAAGAGCTGTATACTCAATGCCGCCGGTTAGTTGGTCTAACATGTCCTACTTCCTTCATCAG ATCCTGCCTCTGGTGCAGAAGTATAAAGTAGTACATTTGAATAAAACTGATGCTCGAGTAGCTAACAATGGGCTACCTCTTGAGTTCCAGAAGCTGCGCTGCCGAGTTAATTTCCATGCTCTGAGATTCACTTCCCAGATAGAGGAAATCGGTAGAAAGCTTCTCAGGATTTTGAGAGAAAAGGGCCCTTTTCTGGCTCTTCATCTCCGATATGAAATGGATATGTTGGCATTCTCTGGCTGCAGTCATGGTTGCAGCAATGATGAGGAGGAAGAACTCACCAAAATGCG ATATGCTAACCCCTTGTGGAAGACCAAAGACATAAATTCAGAAACAAAAAGGCTAGAAGGCTTGTGCCCCCTAACACCAGAGGAAACTGCTCTGGTGTTGGTTGCACTTGGGATTGATCACAACGTCCAGATTTATATCGCCTCTGGAGAAATGTATGGCGGAAACAGAAGGATGCAAGGTTTAAAAGCTGCTTTTCCGAATTTG GTCAGAAAAGAGACGCTGCTGGAGCCTTCGGATTTGAGGTTTTTCCCAAACCACTCTTCCCAAATGGCAGCGTTGGACTATCTAGTCTCCTTAGAGAGTGACATATTTATTCCTACGTACGATGGAAACATGGCTAAAGTTGTTGAAGGCCAACGCAG ATTCTTGGGTTTCAAAAGGACAGTTTTATTAGACAGAAGGCTACTGATTGGATTAATAGAACAATTCAGCACTGGCTCATTGAGCTGGGATGAGTTCTCTTACATTGTGAAGGAAGCTCACGCCAATCGGATGGGGAGCCCAAAGAAGCGAGTTCCGATCCCAGATAAACCAAAGGAGGAAGATTACTTCTACTCAAATCCACATGAATGTTTGCAGCTGTTAGATGAACCCTTGAGAACCACAGGATCTTAG